In Leptotrichia sp. oral taxon 221, the DNA window GAGAACCATTTGACAATCCAGTAACAGTTGGAAGAATGTATATGTTGAAATTACACCACTTGGTAGAAGATAAAATGCATGCGAGAGCTATTGGACCATATTCATTAGTAACTCAACAACCATTAGGAGGAAAAGCGCAATTTGGTGGACAAAGATTGGGAGAAATGGAAGTTTGGGCATTAGAAGCTTATGGAGCATCTAATATCTTACAAGAAATGTTAACTGTTAAATCAGATGATATTAGTGGAAGAACTAAGACATATGAATCAATTGTAAAAGGTCAACCTATGCCTGAAGCTGATGCACCTGAATCATTTAGAGTATTAATTAAAGAATTCCAATCATTAGGATTAGATGTGACTCTTTATGATAAAGAGGGAGGAAGAATTAAATTAGATAAAAATATCGAAGGATAAGTTGAAATTTGATTAGTAAAAAAGTTAGATCAAAATAATAAAGAATACATTTATATAAAATTAATTAGGAGCTGATAAAGTCTGTTAAATATCATAAATTGTTTATAAAATTAATGATAGGAAGGAGTTTTATCGGCTTCAGAAATATATTATTGATTAAATAAATTTTTCCCACTTTTAGAAAAAAGTGGAAATTAAGTATTGAGGAGGCTCTTAACGAATGAGTATAAGAGATTTTGATAGTATTCAAATAAAATTAGCGTCACCTGAAAAGATTTTAGAGTGGTCTTATGGTGAAATAACAAAAGCAGAAACTATAAATTATAGAACATTAAAACCTGAAATGGACGGGTTATTTTGTGAAAAAATATTTGGACCATCAAAAGATTATGAATGTTCTTGTGGTAAATATAAAAGAATGAGATATCAAGGTGTGGTTTGTGAAAAATGTGGTGTTGAAGTTACAACGGCTAAAGTAAGAAGAGAAAGAATGGGTCACATTAAATTGGCTACACCGATTGCTCATATTTGGTATTCAAAAGGAACACCTAATAGAATGGGTCTTTTGTTAGGAATTAGTACAAAAGAATTGGAATCAGTGTTATATTTTTCAAGATATATAGTAACTGATAAAGGTGAAACAGAGCTTGAAAAAGGAAAAATTTTGACTGATAGAGAATATAGATTATATCAAAGTCAATATAAAAATGGATTTACTGCTAAAATGGGAGCAGAAGGAATCTTGAAATTGCTAGAAGAAATTGATTTACATGAATTAGAAAAAAAATTAGAATTAGAAATGGATACAGAAACTTCTTCACAAAAGAGAAAAAAAGTAATTAAAAGATTAAAAATTGTAAGAGATTTGATAGTAGCAAATAATAGACCTGAATGGATGATTTTAACTGTATTGCCAGTTATTCCTGCTGATTTGAGACCAATGGTTCAATTAGATGGTGGAAGATTTGCAACTTCTGATTTAAATGATTTGTATAGAAGAGTAATTAATAGAAATATTAGACTTAAAAAATTGATGTCAATTAATGCACCAGAAATTGTAATAAAAAATGAGAAAAGAATGTTGCAAGAAGCTGTGGATGCTTTAATTGATAATGGTAGAAGAGGAAAACCAGTTGTTACTCAAAATAATAGAGAATTAAAATCATTGTCAGATATGTTAAAAGGGAAACAAGGTAGATTTAGACAAAACTTATTAGGAAAAAGGGTTGATTATTCAGGAAGATCGGTTATCGTAGTAGGACCTAGCTTGAAAATGAATCAATGTGGGTTACCTAAAAAAATGGCATTGGAATTATATAAACCATTCTTAATGAGAGAATTAGTTAAAAGAGAATTAGCTTCAAATATTAAAGTTGCTAAAAAAATGGTTGAAGAAGAAGATGAAAATGTATGGGAATTGATTGAAGAAATTATTAAAAATCATCCAGTTCTATTAAACCGTGCCCCAACATTACATAGATTGTCAATTCAAGCATTTGAACCAATTTTAATTGAAGGGAAAGCTATTAGATTACATCCGTTAGTATGTTCTGCATTTAATGCGGATTTCGATGGTGACCAAATGGCAGTTCACTTGGTATTATCACAAGAAGCACAAATGGAAGCAAAATTATTAATGTTGGCAACAAATAATATTATTGCACCTTCAAGTGGTAAACCAATTGCAGTACCTTCGCAAGATATGGTAATGGGATGTTACTACATGACTAAAGAAAGAAAAGGCGAAAAAGGAGAAGGGAAATCATTCTCTAGTAAAAATCAATTAATAACAGCGTATCAAATTAAAGAAATTGGAACGCACGCTATTGTGAATGTAAGAATTGATGGAGAAATGGTAAAAACTACTCCAGGAAGATTAATGTTTAATTTACTTTTACCTAAAGAAGTAAGATCTTATGACAAAACTTTTGGTAAAAAAGAATTGGCAACATTAATAGCTGAATTATATAAAAGATATGGATTTGAGAAAACAGCTGAATTAATAGATAAATTGAAAAACTTTGGATTCCATTACGGAACATTGGCGGGAATTACAGTTGGAATAGAAGATTTGGAAATTCCTGAAAGTAAAAAAGCAATATTAGAAAAAGCTGAAAAAGATGTAGCGGAAATTGAAGAACAATATAAAGCTGGAGATATTATCGATGAGGAAAGATATAGAAAAACAGTAAGTATTTGGTCTGAAGCTACAAATAAAGTAACAGCTGAAATGATGGGAAATCTTGATGAATTTAATCCAGTATTCATGATGGCAAACTCAGGAGCCAGAGGATCAGTTGCACAAATGAGACAATTAGGTGGAATGCGTGGATTGATGGCAGATACGCAAGGTAGAATCATTGAGGTACCAATTAAAGCGAACTTTAGAGAAGGGTTGAATATTTTGGAATTCTTCATGTCATCACATGGAGCTAGAAAAGGATTGGCGGATACGGCATTAAGAACAGCCGATTCAGGATATTTGACTCGTAGATTGGTTGACGTTTCACATGAAGTTATTGTAAACCATGATGATTGTGGAAGTACTGGTGGAATTTTAGTTTCTGATTTGGTTGAAGCTGGGGAAGTAATTGAAAAATTATCAGAAAGAATTTATGGAAGATACTTATCTGAAGATTTAGTTTGTAATGGAGAAGTTATTGCTCCAAAAAATACTTTAGTAAAAGATGAGTTAATTAAGAAAATTGAAGAATTAGATATAAGAGAAGTAAGTATCAGATCTCCATTAACTTGTAAATTGGAAAAAGGTGTATGTAAAAAATGTTATGGATTAGACTTATCTAATCATAAAGAAATTTTAAAAGGGGAAGCAGTTGGAGTTATTGCAGCACAATCAATTGGGGAACCTGGTACACAGTTGACAATGCGTACATTCCATACAGGTGGAGTAGCAACAGCAGCTTCTGTTCAATCAGATTATAAAGCTGATATTGATGGAGTAGTTGAATTAAAAGGTATCGAAACATTAATTGATGATAAAGGTGAAGAATTAGTAGTTTCACAAACAGGAAGAGTAATTATAGGAACACATAGATATGAAATCCCATCTGGATCTATTTTAAAAGTAAAACAAGGTGAGAAAGTTAAAAAAGGACAAGTTTTAGTTGAATTTGATCCATATCAAGTACCTATTATTACATCTGAAGAAGGAAGAGCAGAATTTAGAGATATCTACGTAAGAGAAAATCCAGATATTAAATATGGAGTTACTGAAAAAATTGCGATAAAACCAATTGAAAGTAATGATGTAAACCCTAGAATTATTATTTATAATGATGATAATAAAAAAGTTGCTGAATATAATATTCCTTATAACGCTTATTTGATGATAAATGAAGGAGATCACGTTAAAAAAGGACAAATTATTACAAAAATCTTGAAAACTGGTGAAGGGAACAAAGATATTACTGGAGGTCTTCCTAGGGTACAAGAATTGTTTGAAGCTAGAAATCCAAAAGGGAAAGCAACATTATCAGAAGTGTCTGGTAGGGTAGTATTCTCAGATAAAAAGAAAAAAGGTATGAGATTGATACTTATTGAAGATCCAGAAACAGGAGAATTAATTAGAGAGTATACAGTTCCAGTTGGGGAACATTTAGTTGTTACTAATGAAATGATTATTGAAAAAGGTGCTAAAATAACTGATGGACCTGTATCACCACATGATATCTTGAAAATTAAAGGATTGGTAGCGGCACAACAATTTATACTTGAATCAGTGCAACAAGTGTATAGAGAACAAGGAGTTTCGGTAAATGATAAACATATTGAAATTATCGTAAAACAAATGTTCCAAAAAATTAAGATTAAAGAACCTGGAGATTCATTATTCTTAGAAGAAGAATTAATCGATAAGAAAATTGTTGATAAAGAAAATGAAATCTTAATTTCAAAAGGTAAAAAACCAGCAACATATGAACCGGTAATTCAAGGTATTACTAAAGCAGCTGTAAATACAGAAAGCTTTATATCAGCATCTTCATTCCAAGAAACTACAAAAGTGCTTGCTAATGCAGCAGTTGAAGGAAAAATTGATAAGTTAGAAGGATTGAAAGAAAATGTAATTATAGGTAAGAAAATACCTGGAGGAACAGGATTTAAAGATTACAAATATTTAGATGCAACTTTGAAAAGTGATTTAGAAGCTGAGGCTGAAGCTGAAAAAATGGCGGCTGAATTATTAGAAAAAGAAAGTGAAGAAACCGAAGAAGTAGTTGAAACTACAGAAGAGTAAAAATAATAAAGTGAACAGGGAGATTTATAAAATAAATTTCCCTATTCATGTTAAAAATGAAGATTTCTAATAATAGGAGGCTAAGTTATGAAAAAAGGTAAGCTTGTGATAGTTTCTGGTCCAAGTGGTTCTGGGAAATCGACCGTAACAAAAATTGTAAAAGATAGATTAAATATACCGTTATCAATATCTGCAACTACAAGGCAGCCAAGAGTTGGAGAAGTTGATGGAAAAGACTATTATTTTTTAACGACTGAAGAATTTGAAAATAAAATAAAAAATGATGAATTTTACGAATATGCAAATGTTCATGGAAATTATTACGGTACTTTGAAAAAGGTAGTGGAAGATAATTTAGACAAAGGATTGAATGTCATTTTGGAAATTGATGTTCAAGGAGCATTAATTGCAAAAGAAAAGAAAAAAGATGCAGTATTAGTATTTTTCAAAACTGAAAATATGGAAATTCTTGAAAATAGATTGAGAAATAGAAAAACAGATTCAGAAGAAGTGATAAAGACTCGTTTAGAGAATGCATTGAAAGAGTTGGAATATCAACCAAAATATGATTATACAATAATAAATGTTGATATAGAAAAATCATGTGAAAAACTTATTAATATTATTAATGAGTAGAGGAGAAATAATGAAAAGAAAAAAAATAACAATAGATGAATTATTAGAAAAAATGCCTAATAAATATGAATTGGCTATTATTTCTGGGAAAATTGCAAAAAAAGAATTTATGAAGGGTTGTAATAAATCTGAAATAATGGACAATGTTTTTGATGACATAATGAATGATGAAGTTGTAGTTATTAATGAAGAAACTATAAAAGATGATGAATAAAAATCGATAAATAATTAAATTTTCAAATCTATAATTAAAAAATTTTAAGACTTGCTGTCCCTAAAATTCTAATTTTATTAAATAAAGAAAATTAATTATATAAAAAATAGATATTTGATTAAAGATTTATTTGATTAATGAATAAATAAAAAAATAATATACTAGAATTTTCCAATAAAATATTTGAGGAATTGTTTTTTTGTAAATTTGTGGTATAATTAAGATTAGAGGATAAGAATTATAAATTTAAATTGACTTGAGTATATATCTTATAAAATTTATGAAATATGTTGCCATTAATTAGAAATTTTAATCAGAGAAAGGGAGGGGAGATTTTTATAAAAAATTGAATTTTATAAAAATTCTAAAACATGAAATACCAGAAAGAAGAGATTGAAAAGTTTATTGAAGCTTTGGATATAGTTGAAGTTATAGGCGAGTATGTAAATTTAAAAAAGGTAGGTTCGAACTATAAGGGGCTTTCTCCTTTTAAAGATGAGAGGACGCCGTCGTTTGTAGTTAGTCCAGTAAAAGGAATTTTTAAAGATTTTAGTACAGGAATTGGTGGAAATGCTGTAAGTTTTTATATGAAGATAAATGACTTGAGCTTTATTGAAGCTGTGGAGGAACTAGCTCAAAAATATAATATTCCATTAAGTGCTAATAAAAATTATCAAATGTATTATAAAAAAGACTTTGAAGTTTATTATAGCATTATGGAAGAAGCTTTGTCTTTTTTTAAAGAGAATATAAAAAAATCAGAAAAAGCTATAAAATATATGGATGAGAGAGGTTTTTTTACAGAAGATATAGAAATTTATGAAATAGGATTTTCGCTAAATGGTAAGGATAGCTTGTTTAAGTATTTGATAGAAAAAGGATACAACGAGAAGGATATTTTAGATTTAAATTTAGCAAAAACTAATTACGAGGGAGAAATTTTTGATACTTTTAGAAATAGAATAATGTTCCCAATTTACAATAGTTCTAAGAGAGTTGTTGCATTTGGAGGAAGAATAATTGATGAGAGCATTTCTAAGAGGGCACCAAAATATTTGAACTCTTCTGATACGAAAATTTTTACTAAAGGTATAGAACTTTTTGGACTAAAAGAAAAAGCTAGGATTATAAAAGAAAAAGGCTACGCAATCCTTATGGAAGGGTATTTAGATGTTTTAAGAGCTTATAAAAATGGTTTTTTTAATTCTGTTGCAAGTTTGGGGACAGCTTTTACAAAACAACAGGCTATGTTAATAAAAAGATATACAGAAAATGTTGTTATATCATATGATAACGATGAAGCTGGAAAAGAAGCTGTAACAAAGGCTGGAATGATTTTGCAGGAAAATGGTTTTAAAATTAAGTGCATCGTTATGGGGGATAATGTAAAAGAAAAAGATCCAGATGAGTTTATGAAAGCTCACGGAAAAGAAGGATTTGTAAGAGCATTAAAGGAATCAAAAGATTTTTTTGATTTTTTGTATGTAAAGTATACGAAGAATTTAGATTTGAATGACAGATTAACCAAAAGAAATGTAGTACAACAATTTAAGCAATATTTTAAAATATTGCCAGAAATTGATAAAGTTTTTTATGCAGAAAAATTAGCTGAAAGACTTAATATAAAAGAAGAAGTTATATTAAGAGAATATGATTTTTCAGGGACTTTTAGAGAAGAAGAAAATATTTCTTCAGAAAATAGAGAGAAAAATTATAATAAAAAAAATAAAGAAAAAATCAATAAATATAGTAAAATTCAAGAAGAAACGATAAAAAAAGTAGAAAATAAACTTATGGGGAATTTTCTTTATGAAGAATTAGAAAAGAGTACTTTAAAATATTTATTGAAATATTATTTTGACAAAAATGGAAAATGTGATAAATTGATGAACAAGAAATTTACTACTTCAAGATATGTAAAAATATTTGAAAATTTAAAAGAATTTGATTTTAATTTTAAAAAGATTCAAATAGAATTGGAAAAAGAGGAAGTAGAGAAATTAAACAAAGTTCGGCTTGATGAGTTAAAGTTATTAAAAAAAGAGATTATAAGCATTGAGATGGATGTTGGAATAATGATTGATGATAGGGATAGATATTTTAGAGAAATTTATACGAGCTGGATAAAAAGAATTATAAAAAATAGAATTGAAGAATTAAAAGAGAAAAAAGAAACTTTGAAAGAGGAAATTGAAAAGTTAGAATTACAAGGCTTAAATTCAGAAGATTCGAAATATCGGGAGTATAAAGTAAAGTTAGGGAAAGTACTAGAAAAACAGGTTAAATATCGAATGTTGGGATTGAAGTGCAGTCCTGATAAGTTAAATGATGAAGTTATCAATGAAATAGAAACAGAAATAAATATTAATGAATTCAATTATATCAATTAAGGAGACAAAGTTATGTCTGAAAAAAAGGGAACGTTAAAAAATAGTCTCACCAATTTTATAAAACAAGCAAGAGAGCAGAAAGTAGCTAGTTACGAAGAAATCAATGAAATTTTATCTGTAGGTTTTTCCACTGATAAAATTGATCAATTTATAAAAAAATTAACAGATGACGGTGTTCAAATAGTTGATACTATTAAAGAAAAAGAAATGTTGTTAAAAGTACCTGATTCCTTAGAAGAAATAGAAAAATTAGAATTGAATGATTTTGAAGAAGATGCTCATGATAAATTTGTTGAAAGTGAAATTGATGAAACAGAAGTAGATAAATTATTAAAAGCAGATTTAATGAAAATGGCTGAAAGCATGGATGTAGATGAGCCAATAAAAATGTACTTAAGAGAAATTGGTCAAATACCTTTGTTAAGTTACGAAGAAGAAATTGAGTATGCGCAAAGAGTTTTAGAAGGCGATGAAGAAGCTAAACAAAAATTGATCGAATCAAATTTAAGATTAGTTGTAAGTATTGCAAAAAAACATACTAATAGAGGTTTGAAAATGCTTGATTTAATTCAAGAAGGAAATATGGGATTGATGAAAGCTGTTGAAAAATTTGAGTATGAAAAAGGATTTAAGTTTTCAACATATGCAACTTGGTGGATAAGACAGGCGATTACACGTGCGATTGCAGATCAAGGAAGAACGATAAGAATACCAGTTCATATGATTGAGACAATAAATAAAATTAAAAAGGAAAGCAGAATAATTTTACAAGAAACTGGAAAAGAACCGACTGCAGAAGAATTGGCTGTAAAATTGGAAATACCAGTAGATAAAGTGAAAAATATTTTGGAAATGAATCAAGATCCGATTTCGCTTGAAACACCAGTAGGTAGTGAAGAAGACAGTGAATTAGGTGATTTTGTTGAGGATGATAAATTTGCAAATCCATATGATGCAACAACAAGGGTATTGTTGAAGGAACAATTAGATGAAGTATTGAAAACATTGAATGAAAGAGAAGAAAAAGTTTTAAGATACAGATATGGTCTTGATGATGGTTCGCAAAAAACATTGGAAGAAGTAGGAAAAATCTTTAATGTTACAAGAGAGCGTATTAGACAAATTGAAGTTAAGGCTTTGAGAAAATTGAGACATCCAAGTAGAAGAAAAAAATTAGAGGATTATAGGAGCTAAGTGGATAACTAGCTCCTTTGTCTTCATTAGGGAAAATTTGTTGGAAAAAAAGAGGTAAGTATGATAAAGAGAATAATGGAAGATATTAGAAAAAAGGGAAATTATAGTTTTGAAAAAATAATAGAGCAAAATAGTTTGTCAGATGATGATTTTTTTGAACTTTTAAAGATGATTCATTTGGAAAATATTCCTGAAGTAAGAACATCTGTGGATGGACAAGATTTTATAATGCTTGAGAATGAGAATTTTTATGTAGAAGAAAAAGATACAATTAAATATTATTTGGAAGAAATTAAAGAAAAATATGAAGATTTAAAAGATAAAATTGATGATAATGATATAGAGTTGATTGATAAATATTTAAAAGTTGCAGTTAAGGAAAGTTTGTTGTATTCAAAATATGGATTTTCATTTTTGGATACAGTTCAAGAGGCTACGTTAGGTGTTTTGTCTAGCTTTAATTATTATGATCAAATAAAAGAAATCACGAAAACTCCAGAAGAATTTATAAAAAATTTTGCAATAAAATATATTTTAGAGTTTCAAAAAAACATGTTAAAAGATATTAAATCTTCAGAATTATCGTATATTTTGTATTTGAAAGTAAAATTGGATAAGGAAATGGGGCATTCAATTGATGAAATATGTAAACAAATGAATGTGACAAAAGAGTATATTCATGATTTGGAAAATTTATTTGAAAATGTTGAATTGGAAGAATTAATTCAAAGTGAGGAAATATTTAAGAAGGCTGATAAAATTACTCAAATGTATATTTTGGAAAATATACCGAAAAAGCTGAATTATATTGATGAGAGAATTCTAGTTATGACGTATGGATTAGAAGATAAAGTTTATGATGAAAAAGAAATTTCAAAGGCTTTAAATATTTCTAAACATAACGTTAATATTTTGAAGGAGAAGGCATTGAGTAAATTATCAATTGATTTGTTACAAAATGATTTTACGAGTGCTAGTGAAGAAATGGATTATACCGTAAATTAATAACGGATACAAAAATGTATTGAAGATGAAGGAGAACGAGATGAGATTAAGGGATATAATAGGAGAGTTGGAAACTTTGTATCATCCTAAAATTGCGGAAGATTGGGACAATGTTGGGTTATTAGTTGGAGATGAAAATAGAGATATTAATAAAATGTTGTTTTGTTTAGATTTGACGGAGAAAGCTGTAGATGAAGCTGTTGAAAAAGGAGTGGACTTGATAATTTCACATCATCCAGCGATTTTTTCAGGAATGAAAAGAATAACAACTGAAAATCTTCAAGGAAGAAAAGTTTTAAAATTAATAGAAAATAAAATAGCAGTGTATTCGATACATACAAATTGTGATTTTGCAGCGAATGGATTGAATGATTTTGTATTTGAGAAATTAGAATTGAATGGAAATGTAGAAATTGTTAATCAATATGAATTTGATGAATATAATTTTAGAAAGAATAGAATCGATAGAATTCGTGGAGGATCTGTGAGAATAAAAACTTTAGATCATGAGATTACTTTACAAGTTTTAGTTGAAAAAATAAAATATCATTTAGGATTAGATTATGTGAGATTTGTTGGAGATAAAAATCGTAAGATTAGAAGAATCGGACTTGTAACTGGTGGAGGAAGTTCGTTTATGCATGATATTAAAGATAGAATTGATGTATTTTTGACAGGAGATTTGCGACATCATGAATCGCTTGATGCTTTAGAAGAAGGCGGATTATTGGTAGATATAGGGCATTATGAAAGTGAGTATTTATTTGCGGATTTAATGGAACGAGAAATATCTAGATTTTTTGATGGAGAAATGATTAAATATTTTGGTGAAGAAGTATTTCAATTAGGATAATTTTTTCTTCACTTTTTATACAAAAAATGTTAAAATAAACAAAGAGGTTTTGGAGTTAATCGCTTGAAGAAATTTAAGAGGAAAGTCTGGACTTCATAGGGTAAGAGAGGCAGTTAACGACTGCTGAGAGTAATCTTAAGGAAAGTGCCACAGAAAAAGAAACCGCCTAAAATTTTTGGGTAAGGGTGAAAAGGTGGTGTAAGAGACCACCAGTAGTTTAAGAGATTAAATTAGCTTGGTAAACCCCTCTTGAAGCAAGAATAAGTAGAGAGCAGTTAAGAGGCGACCCGTCTTTGCTCGAAGGGTAATTCGCTAAAATTGATAAGTAATTATCAATTTAGATAAATGATTAACTAATACAAAATCCGGCTTACACCAAGACCTCATAAAAGCTCAAGGGAAATTCTTTGAGTTTATTTTTTTATAAAATCAAGAAAATTTGTAATAAAAAATTTAAAAATAACATTTGTAGTATCCAAAAATGAGTGAGGAGATAAAAATGGAAAGAGTAGCATTAATAATGGCTGGGGGTAGTGGAACAAGATTTTGGCCATTGTCAACAACATCAAGACCGAAGCAATTTTTAGATTTGGTATCAGAGAAAACAATGATAAGGGAAACAGTAGATAGGATTTCTAGGATAGTTCCGAGCGAAAAAATATTTATTGCAACAAATATTTCTTATTTTGAGATAATCAAAAAAGAGTTGCCAGAGATTTCAGAAAAAAATATTATTTTTGAGCCAATGGCTAGAGATACGGCGGCTTGTATTGGTTATGCAGCTGAAATTATTAAAAAGTTTTATGAAGATAGTGTAATGGCTGTGTTGCCGTCAGATCATTTGATTAGAAAAGAAGAAGAATTTTTAAGTTATTTGGAATTTGCATTTGAAAAGGCAGAAAAAGATAGAATTATAACGCTTGGAATAAAACCTTCTTATCCAGAAACTGGATATGGATACATTGAATATATTGATAAGAAAAAAAACCATCATGATGAAATGGAGATTTATAAAGTAAAACGATTTAGAGAAAAACCGAATAAAGAACTTGCTGAAAGATATATAGAACAAGGAAATTATTTGTGGAATAGTGGAATGTTCGTTTGGAAATCAGAATTTATTTTGCATGAGATTAAGAAATATATGGAAACTCATAAAATTGTTTTGGAAGAAATTGAAAATTTATTAGGAAAAATTGATTTGAATGAAATTTATGGGAAAAAGCTGAGCGATTATGTAAGTAGTGTGTTTAAAAAATTTGAGAAAATATCAATTGATTTTGGAGTAATGGAGCATACACGATCGGTTTCAGTGATTCCAGCAGATATTGATTGGAACGATGTTGGAAGTTTTAAATCATTGGAAGAAGTGTTTCCAAAAGATGAAAATAATAATATTATAAAATCTGAAAAATATGAAGAGATTGAGTCAGAAGGAAATATTATAATTAATAAAGAAAATAAAAAAATTATTGCGACAATTGGGGTAGAAGACATTGTCATCGTTAATACTGAGGATGCCTTACTTGTTTGTCATAAAGATAAAAGTCAGGAAATTAAGAAAATTTTGGATAAAATAGAGAAAAAATAGTTATTGAAAGATAATTTTTGAAAGGAGAAAACATTTGTAAAGTTCATAAATAAAGGGATAAATCAGTTTTTTGGAATTTATGAAAAGAGCATTTGTTTAGAAAAATGGATATTATTAGAGAAGGACAATCGATTTTTGATTTGGAAATAGAGGAGTTGGAAAAGGTTAAGAAAAAAATGGATTCTAGCTTTGAAAAACTTGTTAATGAAATTTATTCGATGGGAGAAAATAAAGTAGTTGTTACTGGTATTGGGAAATCGGGACATATTGGAAGAAAAATATCAGCGACTTTGGCTTCGACTGGGACTTCTTCGATTTTTATGAATGCAGCAGAGGCATTGCATGGAGATTTGGGAATGATAAGTAAAGGTGATATCGTGATAGCAATTTCAAATAGTGGAAATTCAGACGAAATTTTGACTATCTTGAATCCGATAAAAAAAATAGGTGCAAAAATAGTTGCGTTTACTGGAAACGAAGAATCGACTTTAGCTAAATATTCGGAAATTGTCATAAATATTGGTGTCGAAAAAGAAGCTAGTATAATTGGTGTGGCACCAATGAGTTCGACGACAGCAACTTTGGTAATGGGAGATGCGTTAGCAGCGGTTTTGATAAGAATGAAGGATTTTAAAGAAAGTGATTTTGCTAAGTATCATCCAGGTGGAAGTTTAGGGAAAAGATTACTTTTGACGGTTAAAGATATAATGCATAGTGGTGATGAATTACCAGTTGTTACAAAAGATGAAAATATTGAAAATGTACTGATGATTTTGACTAAGAAGAAAATGGGAGCAGTTTGTATAACTGATACGGGGAAAGAAAATGGAAAATTGAAAGGAATTATAACTGAGGGAGATATTAGAAGAGCTTTGGCTCATAAGGATGAGTTTTTTAGTTATAAAGCGAAAGACATAATGATACAAAATCCGATTTCTATTGATGTTGAAGCGATGGCATTAAATGCACTAAATTTGATGGAAAAAAGAGAAAGCCAGATAAGTGTGCTGCCTGTTGTGGAAAATGAAAAATTAGTTGGAATAATTAGACTTCATGATTTAGTTGGATTAAAATAGTGAGGAGAAAAGATGAATAATAAAAATTTAGTAAAAGGAACAATGGTGTATTCACTCTCAACTATAGTAACAAAATTGGGATCATTGATATTTTTGCCAATTATAACTAGACTATTGACAAAAGAGGAATTTGGAATAGTTGGGACATTAGGTCCGATTGCAACATTGTTTGCGGTTATTTTGGGACTTGGTCTTTATAATGCACAAATGAAAAAGTATATCGAATTGAAAGATAACGAAGAAGAGCTAGGAAGT includes these proteins:
- the rpoC gene encoding DNA-directed RNA polymerase subunit beta' yields the protein MSIRDFDSIQIKLASPEKILEWSYGEITKAETINYRTLKPEMDGLFCEKIFGPSKDYECSCGKYKRMRYQGVVCEKCGVEVTTAKVRRERMGHIKLATPIAHIWYSKGTPNRMGLLLGISTKELESVLYFSRYIVTDKGETELEKGKILTDREYRLYQSQYKNGFTAKMGAEGILKLLEEIDLHELEKKLELEMDTETSSQKRKKVIKRLKIVRDLIVANNRPEWMILTVLPVIPADLRPMVQLDGGRFATSDLNDLYRRVINRNIRLKKLMSINAPEIVIKNEKRMLQEAVDALIDNGRRGKPVVTQNNRELKSLSDMLKGKQGRFRQNLLGKRVDYSGRSVIVVGPSLKMNQCGLPKKMALELYKPFLMRELVKRELASNIKVAKKMVEEEDENVWELIEEIIKNHPVLLNRAPTLHRLSIQAFEPILIEGKAIRLHPLVCSAFNADFDGDQMAVHLVLSQEAQMEAKLLMLATNNIIAPSSGKPIAVPSQDMVMGCYYMTKERKGEKGEGKSFSSKNQLITAYQIKEIGTHAIVNVRIDGEMVKTTPGRLMFNLLLPKEVRSYDKTFGKKELATLIAELYKRYGFEKTAELIDKLKNFGFHYGTLAGITVGIEDLEIPESKKAILEKAEKDVAEIEEQYKAGDIIDEERYRKTVSIWSEATNKVTAEMMGNLDEFNPVFMMANSGARGSVAQMRQLGGMRGLMADTQGRIIEVPIKANFREGLNILEFFMSSHGARKGLADTALRTADSGYLTRRLVDVSHEVIVNHDDCGSTGGILVSDLVEAGEVIEKLSERIYGRYLSEDLVCNGEVIAPKNTLVKDELIKKIEELDIREVSIRSPLTCKLEKGVCKKCYGLDLSNHKEILKGEAVGVIAAQSIGEPGTQLTMRTFHTGGVATAASVQSDYKADIDGVVELKGIETLIDDKGEELVVSQTGRVIIGTHRYEIPSGSILKVKQGEKVKKGQVLVEFDPYQVPIITSEEGRAEFRDIYVRENPDIKYGVTEKIAIKPIESNDVNPRIIIYNDDNKKVAEYNIPYNAYLMINEGDHVKKGQIITKILKTGEGNKDITGGLPRVQELFEARNPKGKATLSEVSGRVVFSDKKKKGMRLILIEDPETGELIREYTVPVGEHLVVTNEMIIEKGAKITDGPVSPHDILKIKGLVAAQQFILESVQQVYREQGVSVNDKHIEIIVKQMFQKIKIKEPGDSLFLEEELIDKKIVDKENEILISKGKKPATYEPVIQGITKAAVNTESFISASSFQETTKVLANAAVEGKIDKLEGLKENVIIGKKIPGGTGFKDYKYLDATLKSDLEAEAEAEKMAAELLEKESEETEEVVETTEE
- the gmk gene encoding guanylate kinase — its product is MKKGKLVIVSGPSGSGKSTVTKIVKDRLNIPLSISATTRQPRVGEVDGKDYYFLTTEEFENKIKNDEFYEYANVHGNYYGTLKKVVEDNLDKGLNVILEIDVQGALIAKEKKKDAVLVFFKTENMEILENRLRNRKTDSEEVIKTRLENALKELEYQPKYDYTIINVDIEKSCEKLINIINE
- a CDS encoding DNA-directed RNA polymerase subunit omega, with protein sequence MKRKKITIDELLEKMPNKYELAIISGKIAKKEFMKGCNKSEIMDNVFDDIMNDEVVVINEETIKDDE